The Amphiura filiformis chromosome 8, Afil_fr2py, whole genome shotgun sequence genomic sequence gatagcctgggctcatacacctgttctgaattttgatatgccataggctttgtattgtaatcatttcgatcagtggttcgtaacaaagaaagtgtgagccagttgacctagcaacagtcatattctaacgtgcactacgacagcgaatcaGGTTTATACTAATTTAGCACACCATACATGattaatatcaattacatttcacaGGTTGCCAAAGaacatgaaaatttaaacaaaatatttacacataaaaattaaaagaaataacaaaaaaatgaaagaaaacatgttGCATTGTAATcaagtggattttttttaatgCCTATTCAAAAGTTAGATATTTGAAACATTCAATTCATGAACGGAAACATCATCATCTATAGGTATAATATTTTGTTGAGAACCAAATCGAACACTTTCTGaaagtttattttgtttacatttctTCCAAAATACAATCACTGCAAAAATGGTCGCTATAGCTACCACAGATCCCAGGCAACCAATGGTAATGTAGATAACTTTCTTGTCTGTTTTGTTAGAAGATGATAACGGAGTACATGTTAGGTTCGATAATGGCACTGTAAAAATCGGAGTAGATGCTAAATTGGGTGGGTTCATGCACTTTGGCGGATTTTTGCTGATTGTGAAGATTTTCTGAAGTTGTGTAGTTGTATACAGTTTGTTAGTACTACGAATAAACTCAGGTAGATGGCAGTCACATACCCAAGGGTTATTACGTAAATCAATTTTAAGACTTCTGCTATAGGGTATGGAAGCAAATATGTCCGACGGAAGAGATGTTAATTTGTTGTTGGAGAGATCCAAGCTGTGGATGTTTGTTAAATTTAAAAAGACTCCAGGATTGATTTTGGAAAGTCTTGCCTTGCTGATAGATAAGTGGTACAGGTTACTGGCATTGGCAAATATGTCTGCTTGTAGAACTTTGATATTGGTCTCCGATAATTTCATCACTTGTAGAGCAGGCATTGTGTGGAAGCTATCCTGGGGAATGCCATATAGATCATAGTTCTTATCCAAAGTGAGCTCCATAAGATTGGGTAAATATTGAAAAGCACCTGGATGAATGAATTTTAATTCAGTTTTAGACATATACAAAACATGCAGCTGCGGAATAGCCTTAAAAGCTACTTCTGGCACGGTGGATAGTGGGTTCTCATTTAGATTCAGCAGTCGTAGATTTTGCAACCCAACAAATGTGGATTCGTTCAGGGTTTCCGCTGATATCTGATTGTCACCCAATTCTAGCTTCTCCAAGTTGCCGAGTTGGGAAAATACACCATTGCCAATGTGTTGAAGGACTTCATTGCTATTTAAAGTTAGAAGTGATAATTTACGTAGTCCACTAAATGATTGGTAAGTTGTTAGCTCTGTGATGTGATTGTTTCTTAGATATAGACTTTTAAGACTACCAAGTCCACTAAAGGCATTTGGTGCGATACCCTGGAGCTCATTGTTACTTAAACTCAACCAGGTTAAACTGCTTAAACCATCAAACTGTCTCGGAGCTAACTGCTGTAATTTATTTTCGGTAAGATACAAAATGGTGACCCGTGAAAGCCCATCAAAAGCTTTTGGGTCGATCAAATTTATGTTATTTGCCCGTAAGTGAAGTAAGTTCAGTCTAGGTAATCCGTGGAAGGCATATGGTCTAATAACTTCCAAGTTGCCGTATTCAATTTGCAGCAATTCTAGATTATGTAACTTGTGTAAGACAAAGGTGTAGCTGGGAAGATTGGTGAACAGATGACCTACAAAAGACAATGATGCAGTGTCTTGTGGAATGCCGTCTGGTATCACAGAGGAATCTGGACAAGAAACAGTATGACCACTACACCTGCATAGCTCAGGGCAAGCTGAGACACAATTGATGGAGAAAATCAGCAATAAGATGATGTATGTTGCCACACGTTCCATGGTTTGTTGAGTTCAAGAAATACTGGACTATCACAACTTTGGATAATGCATGCAGTGAGATTTCTATCTGATGTTCTCTGCAGTTATCTTCTGGTAAAATTGATGAAGCTAATGTGTAGATCAGAATGCCTTGTGTTTCAACTCATGCTGTGCTCTCTATTGAATAATTCATTGAACATCGAATATCACCAAGGATGACACAATGTAGCATGTCTAGTAATAGTCAGTTAAGCATATTTTGAAAATCTAACAAAAATATGCTCCTCCCTAAAACTTGTAAGACCTTCTACTTCATACATTTGTAGAAATTAGGTGCAAAATTCCCTGTTTTGGTTGTTTTCAAACAAGTTTGAAGAAGTTTTTGAAGTGTAGAATTCCACCACTGGAAATGGATGATCACAAAGTAGTCATTAACCAAAAGAGTTGCACCACTATCAGAATATTTCCAACCATGCTGCCTGAACAGTCCTGTAgtaagaaatgaaaaagaaaaagaaaacttgTAAAATATTGAGCCAGAGCTTAAGTGCAATTAAAATTCCAGGAGCTACGTGCAAAACATCAAAGGATCTAATGGTTCATTTAATAGGTAAACTGgtcaataataatttttaaaaagaaaaagaaagcttTCAATAAAATTTTGTAGGCATTTAATTTAACAAATTGTGTGAAACATTTTGATTCTCAAAATTAATCTGATAAATTATTTGTTAGTTATTAAATCTGTCAGGGCACTAAGTTAACTAGTTTATATTTACAAAATGACCATACTTGCCATATAAAAGAACTTTTTCAATTGTGGTGAAAATTAAGCATTTTCAATACCATAATTGTTCTCTCAACCTATTAGGGTTGTATTAATAATAGTATTGTTCTCTCGCATACCCTATAGGGTTGTGCAACCTTAACAATAGCATATGATTGGACAAatgtttcatttttgttttggTGAGGTATTTGACCGATGAGAGTTTGGCTTATTTAGTATACATGtcctttaaaatatcattttctccctccttttctggCTGCCAGGTAACTTTCTTCATAAAACAACACAATACTTTTGTTTTCAATGGCAAAGAAGAGCAAATATAAAATTGAAGCCAACCAGCATTGTTTTGTATACAAAGCATGGACAATGGAGAAAGGAACAGAGGAAAACAATGCTAATTGACATTCCCCATATTTAATTAGGTATGACTACTAAACAAAAGTCAACAGAGAACAATACAAACAAATTTCTTAGGATTGCATAGCATTACCAACAGATTAAAATTAGTCAAATATGTTAAGTtttttatttctatttctattttgttgttgatgttgttgctgttgttgttgactgttgttgttgttgttattcaaAATGTAATCAGGATAAAATTCAGTGAGTTTATGTGAAGAGTTGAATCTTTGTGTTCTGACcatcaaaattgtattaaaaaaaaaaaaaaaaatgtaattttatggtttgaaaataatttcttaaagccataatgcacaatttttttaatataactTTTTTgtcaaacctgtttttttttcattaattaattaattaattaattaattaattaattaattaaactcaaaatcatatttcttaaagCCGTCATgtacaatttttttaataacttttttggtcaaacctggttttttttattaattaattatttaaattcattcattcattcatctgtATTTCATTCAGTATTAAaatataacagcaaaacaacttACACAaacattgaatgaggaggtacTCCTCAGAATGTACTCAGGATGCTGTAATAAGTACCCCATGGCCTAGATTATTTAGTTTAAATATTTAGAGACGTATCAtactataggccctacatctcataaTTATCATCATAACTCGGGTGTTAAACATACAGTGCATTCTTAACATACAGTGTATGTTAAACACCCAAGTTAAACAGACAAGATAGCCAATATTTTTGCATAAAAtggaaaaccttcctgacagttattactaatatttcttcatttttggtaTTAGATTAACTAAATTAAGgtttgatggaaatcatacattatggctttaacttgagAAAAACATGTACATATAGCTCCATATATGCATGGCATTTTGGCTGTATTTCTATTACAGGTCTGAACAGGTTTATGGTCTGTTTTATTATAAGCAGTTTATTGAACCATGTGAACCACATGAATGTAATATGTTTTTTCTGCAAACTTGAAAATTAAtggttttgaaataaaagaaaccACACAAAGCATCAAAATATAAACCTCTAGAAAATATCCCACTGTATACTACTGTACATGTGATTTTGGCTGCTGTTTTCATTGATCAAAACCATACTGATTTGGCATAGTATTTATTgtatgtttaatatttaaaacatataatgtgacatgatcaagggaatgagtcagatgtcaccaatattgtttttgagatattggcaaaaattgtattcaaattcttgttttatattgttttcagccattgataaattgctcataactcggtaatcAGATGCCCAAttctgatggggtttgcatcaaaatgtagcattcgtataCTGCCAGAAATTGACGTAAAATACCTGTAATTGAAAATTGCCCAGCATGTcattcattccccttgatcatgtcacatgtcttCATAGCAACAGTCATATGGGTTTTAACAAGGACTTTTCGTTACAGTTCAGTTTTATTACACATacttaaataacaaaaaaacataGAAATTTAAGGGAAAACATCaccgggggggtcactccaattgtggcctgtacaccatccgcgatgatcaattttgaaaagcaccctaaacaaggatttaacccttggctaaagcgacaccctaaacagggatttcattcctaacatcaaattttataccctaaatttcatttccgcgtatttagaaattgcaattttgctaccctcttttccaatttttcatgtttttgacaccctaaacgcgatacgcgcgtatcgtgcctacccacgaaaaacaaccctttttacgcgttttcattatcgcggatggtgtacaggccacaatgggagtgaaaaATCTGTAgtgtattgtaatatattttgcaTAGGAAAACTTGCCATTTTGAGCATAAAAGCAGTTCTATTCAGACATACAATAAACAAATTCAACACACACAAGTACTGTATAATTATATGGAACATAGGGACTTAAAGGGAACACATGGGGaacatatttttgttaatttatgaccaaatattttgttaatttatgaCATTGTTTTGCATGGAAAATGGTCAGAATGACTTCCAACACATACAGTCATGTAGTACATACAAGGACCACACTTAGCATGGTCAAATATATTGGATGACCATCAAGAATTGGGCCAGACAAAATaaagtatttggtcaaaatatgatGTTTTAAGAAATACATGACAAATTACTCAAATATTGGGGCCGTGATGGCAGTGGGTACATACTTAACGAGTCAAAGTTCAACTTGTAGTTAAAATgattactcccgattccagaaaaatacagtacttagttttttggtttaaaaacatAAATCAATTAATGATTGTAATGTTTTGCCAAATAGAACATAGCTCAATAATAATCCTTTAGTACTTAAAAGTAAAAGTAGAAGGACAAAAACCTTTGCGGGTATATAagagggggatgatgctgtcaatCGGTCAAGGACTTCAATGAGTTAATTAAAGCTGAAAAAGTGGCATTTTGCCTTTTTGCTGACTCAAATAAAGCAGTGtgttcaatcaatctttattaacACAGAAGCAAAAttcaaacaagcaagcaaaacaACAAAGATTGTATACTATTAAATACCTATTTATCACAATctgcttttatttaaaaattgtgtTTCTATGCTTCATTTCACTACAATTCCTATGCTTGACTGCTATTTATAGATTCAGACAAACAGGCatctcgactgctcagtgccagaagtgggtaagtgcaatagctgccctgtgaacattaggCAATTTACTTACAGTATACAATGTATTGTACTCCTCTACCCCTGGCAGCTATACACATGACacctattgcacttacccacttctggcactgagcagtcgatctaTGCAATGAGATGTGATAAACAGGCATGTTTTCCCAGGGTGTTTGTATTGATATATCTGTATTGTATTGTTTGTGTTTTAAATAAATAGAAAAGCAAATTTAAGCCAATAAGGCAATCCACTTTCCCACGTTTTTCCCTAACTTTCCAACGTTGAGAAAGAAAGGCCTTAAAAGTAATTCTTCCTAGAAATAATTTGTCAGAAACTGTGGTTTTAATTTTATGTTAGAACCTAGTAGTTTTTTGACtttttaaagagtttaactttaacactacactattttcgcTCACCTGGTACGTTTTCGCTAGGTCAACTAGCATGACTAGCATCTTCAGcaaatggtgatgctgtgatgatattaGTTTTTTGTCCCCAGGAACAAGAAATTTTATGCAAGTAGGATAATTTTGGTAACCATGCTAAACATACAGTAGAATTGCTAAGGAATTACCTAAGAAATattggctattccagctgaaatgtATAGACGCCCTAGTAGGAATGCCTACATGTAATCATAAGGCAAGCATAGTAAGCTCCTACTAAactaaagactagtttgcgtatgacatcctgacaaccagaccaaaaatgctgtactgcgcaggttagcaaccaatcacgtcacacctttgccctgacatcagacgcaaactagtcttttttaattctgtGTTGAATTATAATGTTGCATAATTGTGTTATGGTGCAGATGGTTCTTTATTTGGCTCTCTGTCAGGTTCACTGGTTCTGGGCATGCAGAAGCAaaatcattaaccctaacaccaagcCCTGCTTTTGATGGATTCTAAAAttcggattaaaaaaaaaaataaataaataaataattttttttttttttttcgctttggagtggccctggaccaagagctaaatgcttaacagagatgtcacatttccggaattttcagttttcattttaaaatgaaaattccttagaaccctgactggatgatttatagacacactgtactgtgcaaaaatggtgatgcaatttctcatgtgtatgtgaatgatatgatactggaagtatgtattcacagataataaatgtttttatactataaagtgaagtattttaacagtttctcatttttgcattttaccccatgaaattgcatctccagtggtgctcaagtgtgtaaaacccctctggcttcggggggcttcgccccctcgacccccaccgggGCGTTGCccatggaccccaccaggggcccttaagtgggcccctggacccccggccgcaacaggcgagagctccgcttcgcaatttccatgccttggggtttttttcttaaagcaccaatcacacccctgcaataagctttaaaatgatataaaattatataaatagcatcaatacttttcaagatatggataattttgcaaat encodes the following:
- the LOC140158863 gene encoding uncharacterized protein, whose product is MERVATYIILLLIFSINCVSACPELCRCSGHTVSCPDSSVIPDGIPQDTASLSFVGHLFTNLPSYTFVLHKLHNLELLQIEYGNLEVIRPYAFHGLPRLNLLHLRANNINLIDPKAFDGLSRVTILYLTENKLQQLAPRQFDGLSSLTWLSLSNNELQGIAPNAFSGLGSLKSLYLRNNHITELTTYQSFSGLRKLSLLTLNSNEVLQHIGNGVFSQLGNLEKLELGDNQISAETLNESTFVGLQNLRLLNLNENPLSTVPEVAFKAIPQLHVLYMSKTELKFIHPGAFQYLPNLMELTLDKNYDLYGIPQDSFHTMPALQVMKLSETNIKVLQADIFANASNLYHLSISKARLSKINPGVFLNLTNIHSLDLSNNKLTSLPSDIFASIPYSRSLKIDLRNNPWVCDCHLPEFIRSTNKLYTTTQLQKIFTISKNPPKCMNPPNLASTPIFTVPLSNLTCTPLSSSNKTDKKVIYITIGCLGSVVAIATIFAVIVFWKKCKQNKLSESVRFGSQQNIIPIDDDVSVHELNVSNI